One segment of Radiobacillus kanasensis DNA contains the following:
- a CDS encoding MDR family MFS transporter → MATPTYNRTTIVALLLAGAFIAILNQTLMITAIPPIMDEMGITANSAQWLTTVFMLVNGIMIPVSAFLLERFTTRQLFITAMSVFAFGTLVAGLAPNFEILLLGRVIQSSGAGVMLPLMQTVFLMIFPVNKRGAAMGLVGLVISFAPAIGPALSGWVTSNYSWRVLFFIILPITIIDIIVAVIALKNVTEVTKPKVDVLSIILSSFGFGGLLYGFTSAGNEGWGSMITILSLGIGVLALIVFILRQLRLEHPMLEFRVFTISIFPIAVAIGMITFMGLIGVETLIPLYMQDIRDFTAFEAGIALLPGALITGLMSPITGRIFDRVGAKWLVITGLSIITVSSFLFTDLGPNTSLTYITVMYSIRMFGLSMVMMPIATAGLNQLPKRLIAHGAAMDNTMKQIAASIGTAILVTVMTNTGEAAADRPEISFPEIYGVNIAFIVVTALSLLGVILAFFIKKSKPAEEEDTKVVLKG, encoded by the coding sequence GTGGCAACACCAACATATAACCGAACAACAATTGTCGCACTGTTACTCGCGGGAGCTTTTATTGCAATCTTAAACCAAACGTTAATGATCACGGCTATCCCGCCGATTATGGATGAAATGGGTATAACGGCCAATAGTGCTCAGTGGCTTACTACGGTATTCATGCTCGTAAACGGAATTATGATTCCAGTTAGTGCTTTTCTATTAGAACGTTTCACGACCAGACAGCTCTTTATAACAGCAATGAGTGTCTTTGCCTTCGGAACGCTTGTAGCAGGATTGGCACCTAACTTTGAAATTTTATTACTTGGACGCGTGATTCAATCTAGTGGTGCTGGAGTTATGCTACCACTTATGCAAACTGTATTTTTAATGATATTCCCGGTTAATAAACGGGGAGCTGCTATGGGATTAGTCGGTCTCGTTATATCATTCGCACCGGCAATTGGTCCAGCGCTATCAGGTTGGGTCACTTCCAATTATTCATGGCGTGTTTTATTCTTTATTATTCTTCCAATCACAATTATCGATATCATCGTAGCTGTTATAGCTTTGAAAAATGTCACCGAAGTAACAAAACCAAAAGTTGATGTTCTTTCGATTATTTTATCTTCCTTTGGATTTGGTGGGTTGCTTTACGGATTTACATCGGCAGGTAATGAAGGCTGGGGCAGCATGATTACAATTCTATCTTTAGGGATTGGAGTCTTAGCGTTGATCGTATTCATTTTAAGACAACTTCGACTCGAGCATCCTATGTTAGAGTTTCGGGTGTTTACGATTTCTATTTTTCCGATTGCGGTGGCCATTGGAATGATTACCTTTATGGGACTAATTGGAGTGGAAACGCTCATTCCTTTATATATGCAAGATATCAGGGACTTTACCGCTTTTGAGGCTGGTATTGCTTTATTACCGGGTGCTTTAATAACAGGTCTCATGTCCCCAATAACAGGTCGTATTTTTGACAGAGTTGGAGCAAAGTGGTTGGTTATTACAGGACTTTCGATTATTACAGTCTCTTCGTTCCTGTTTACGGATTTGGGACCTAATACGTCCTTAACTTACATTACAGTCATGTACAGTATTCGAATGTTTGGGTTATCTATGGTGATGATGCCGATTGCGACTGCAGGATTGAATCAGCTACCAAAACGATTGATTGCCCATGGTGCAGCAATGGATAACACGATGAAACAAATTGCAGCATCTATAGGGACTGCCATACTCGTAACCGTGATGACGAACACAGGGGAAGCAGCTGCCGATCGCCCGGAAATTAGTTTTCCAGAAATCTATGGTGTAAATATCGCTTTTATTGTCGTGACAGCTCTTTCTCTTTTAGGCGTTATCCTTGCGTTCTTTATTAAAAAGTCTAAACCGGCGGAAGAGGAAGATACGAAGGTTGTTTTAAAAGGATAG
- a CDS encoding CDGSH iron-sulfur domain-containing protein: MSENQKVTIQIRDNGSMLVKGDVELLDAEGNKFETKPAFSLCRCGHSKNKPFCDGTHKQIGFESSPRA, encoded by the coding sequence ATGAGTGAAAATCAAAAGGTGACCATCCAGATTAGAGATAATGGTTCAATGCTCGTTAAAGGGGATGTCGAGTTACTGGATGCGGAAGGAAACAAATTCGAAACGAAGCCAGCGTTTTCCCTTTGCCGCTGTGGACATTCTAAGAATAAACCATTTTGTGATGGAACCCATAAGCAAATTGGGTTTGAGAGTAGTCCGAGAGCATAA